In the genome of Fusarium poae strain DAOMC 252244 chromosome 1, whole genome shotgun sequence, the window TAAGATGACCACCATGGAGAGAAGCAGGCCTCCAATGGCATCAAGCCACCAGATTCGTCCGTAGAAACCGACTAAAGGCAAGAGAACAACGGTCAGTGCGGGTTCGGCTGTCACTGTATACTATAAACACTTACTAATAGGGAACAGAATAGAGCCAGTGTTAAAAATAACATCTGTCTTTGCATCTTCGGCTCTATAGCTTGATTAGATATCTTTTGTAAGCGAAAAAGCTGAAGCCGAACTTACAGTGCTTGAACACTTGAATTCCTGACGAGACGGCACCAGATCCAACAGGCACCCTTAATGACAATAGTAGAAACCATGATTGCGATGGCAGGGACGCCCAATTCGAGAATAGGGTGCTCGGGGCTCATGAGGCGCTGAATACATTCGAGCCCGACCTGACAGAAAGATGTGATCATGATGATAGAGAAGACAAGAACACCAAGAGGTTCAAGTCTGTAATAATACTGTTAGCTTATTTCACACCTGCGCTCGACAGAGACTGTCCAACTCACTTGCGGCGGCCGACAGGATAACTGTACTGGTCGTGATGGCTGGAAGAAATGAGACGCGTGGTTATCCATACAATAACAGTGCTGAGAAAGTCTAGCACGGCATCGACCAGACTGGCGAGAACCGACATGGAAGGGACAGACATGATAACGACAAGTTTTCCGGCAAGGAGAACAGCATTGGCAATGAAGTTGACCCAGATAGCCAGCGTGACGATAGGATCATCACTATCAATTTCGGCATCTTCCAACCACGGTAACAAAGGTTTAGGGCCGCTGTCGCCGTCCTTGCTAGGAGGTCGCGAGATCTGTGTCTCATTCTCTACATCATCATCGTGATCCTGGTGCTGGAGCAGAGGCAGGTTCTCAGAAGACCGGAAGATGTCCTGAGGAGTGCGAGCAGCAGGAAGCTTGGTGGAAGAGTTGCTTTGCTTGACACTGATAGCGCCATATGATCCTGGTGTGATGGAAGCAGGGGTCGAGGTATTGAGAGGCGAGGTCTCGGATGTGCTGGTCGAGGGCTCCTCGTTGATAGTATCCGGTACATCAACTGGTCGGAAAGCAGatgcatcgagctctgcctgGTACTCGTTAAGAAGATCATGGGGGATCGCCGAGTCGAGGAGAGCATCGATGTACAGGTATTGCTGAATCAAATCGTTTGTTCTCTCATAGTACTCGCGCCTGTTGGGTCTGGTTAGCCTGATCTGGCGCATCTTCGATGTAGGATCCTAGACTTACAGATGCTTGGGCATAGAAGCCAACTCTTCCTCTGGTCTCCAGTACTGCTCCCAGCGGTATCGAGGGTTGCTTCGGCCAATTAGCTTGGCGCTGCGGTTCTGGGGACCGTGAAGCAGCTGAGTTAGTCGGCGCT includes:
- a CDS encoding hypothetical protein (TransMembrane:5 (o292-312i324-344o364-382i394-420o457-476i)~BUSCO:17896at5125); translation: MSSPTTPSKHGSHAQFRRPSFLSNDDSHNPLGTRSGHLQSLIRSRSQQSMHSLSSSLPAHSAAFWMGDDEEAGLIRHDNDELGRLLADERRLTQLLHGPQNRSAKLIGRSNPRYRWEQYWRPEEELASMPKHLREYYERTNDLIQQYLYIDALLDSAIPHDLLNEYQAELDASAFRPVDVPDTINEEPSTSTSETSPLNTSTPASITPGSYGAISVKQSNSSTKLPAARTPQDIFRSSENLPLLQHQDHDDDVENETQISRPPSKDGDSGPKPLLPWLEDAEIDSDDPIVTLAIWVNFIANAVLLAGKLVVIMSVPSMSVLASLVDAVLDFLSTVIVWITTRLISSSHHDQYSYPVGRRKLEPLGVLVFSIIMITSFCQVGLECIQRLMSPEHPILELGVPAIAIMVSTIVIKGACWIWCRLVRNSSVQALAEDAKTDVIFNTGSILFPIIGFYGRIWWLDAIGGLLLSMVVILNWSQTSAHHVRNLSGFSAQPDERNLLLYLTMRFATAIRQIQNLRAYHAGDKLFVEVDIVLSAATPLKDSHDLSEVLTYFLESVPIVDRAFVHVDYTSYNAPTHMLKGSAAKPK